The sequence ATCCAGGCCCACATCGCCCCCTCTCCCGCCATTTTGACGGTGAGCTCCGGCAGGATGAATACGCTGGTGCCCAGCAGTGAGGTGGTGATCAGTCCCACCCCCTGCCAGCGGCCTATGGTGCCTTTCAATTCGGTCATGACTGGTTCTGGTGTTAAGGGATAATAGAGGCAAGTGTACGCCTAAATTTTCCTTGTCGGCGTCGGAAATGGCACGCAAACTATCGGAGTTTGCCGACGGATCGTCGGCAGTCACCGACAGGAGAAAACCGATGCCTCAAACCCTGGACTCATTCGATCAGGCGATCCTGGCGGAGCTGCGCCTGGATGCCCGTCAGTCGGTGGCCGCCATCGCTGATAAGGTTAACCTGGCGCGCTCCTCGGTGTCAGAGCGGATCAAGAAGCTGGAGCAGCGCGGGGTGATCCGCGGTTACCGGGCCCAGATCCAGCAATCCATGCTGTCGGGGATCAGCGCCTACTTCGAGATCATCCATGAGGATAAGAGCTGCCTGGACATCATCGACGTGATTCGTCAGATCCCCGAGGTGATGAGTTGTCATGGCATCAGCGGCCACATCGACCTGCTGGTGTTCGTCAAGATGGACTCCATGCAGCGCCTCCATGAGATCCGCGCCGAGATCAACGATCTTCCCTCGGTGGTGAAGATCACCACCCATGTTGTGATGAACGAGTGGCTCTAAACGGCAATGATGATTAGCCCCTGGGCCACTCCTGCGCTCGCCGGCGGGCGTAGTCCATCATCTGAGGGTAGAGCTCTTCGAAGGTGCCTAAGATGGCGTCCTGGTGTTGCCACAGCACCGTATCCCCCCCTTCCAGCAGCTGCGGCCGGCTCAGGCGGCGGCTGATCCCGTTGACCGCCAGGGTGATCCCCTCACGGTAGCGATAACTGCCCAGCCAGTCGCCCCTGGCCATGTTGGTCACCAGTCGGTGGCCGACCTGAGGAAGCTGGGGGTCGGTCAGCAGGGCGTGGTAGCTCTGCTGGCAAAAGTGCTCCAGGGAATCGTGGTGATAACCGGACCAGTGGCTGGCCAGTTGGTGGTCGAAGGCCATGTCCAGCAGGATGCCGGCGGTACGCCGGTAGGGGCGGGGGAACAGCGCCTTGAGGGCCTGCATCTGTGGTTGGGCATCGATGTGGCTGTCCAGCTGACGGTGCAGCCAGATCCCCTGCTGCAGAGGGTGGGGCAGGTGGTCGATGGGGCCCTTGACCAGATCCCCGGCCAGGGCGCCGGCCAGACTGGTGTCGGTGATGTGAGCCAGATGCAGGTGAGCAAGGAAGTTCATGAGCCCACCTTAGCCCCCGGGCGCTATGGCGGCAAGGCCTCAGTGGTTGCGGCGCTGTTTCATCTGCTCGCGCATCTTCTGTTTCTGCTCATCGCGAATCACCTCATACTCCTGCCACTGGGTCTCGGTGAGGATCTCTCGCATTGCCACATCCCGGGCTTCGGCGGCATCGCGCATCTGCCGTCCCTTGTCTCGGCGGCTGCCGCTGCTCTCCTTCAGGGAGAGCAGGGTGTCACTGAAATGGGTCTGCTGCTCCAGGACTTCCGCCTGTTGTGAGTCGGTCAGCGACAGGGCCTCGGTGAGGCGGTCGGTCATCTCCTGGG is a genomic window of Ferrimonas sp. YFM containing:
- a CDS encoding Lrp/AsnC family transcriptional regulator yields the protein MARKLSEFADGSSAVTDRRKPMPQTLDSFDQAILAELRLDARQSVAAIADKVNLARSSVSERIKKLEQRGVIRGYRAQIQQSMLSGISAYFEIIHEDKSCLDIIDVIRQIPEVMSCHGISGHIDLLVFVKMDSMQRLHEIRAEINDLPSVVKITTHVVMNEWL
- a CDS encoding ACP phosphodiesterase, coding for MNFLAHLHLAHITDTSLAGALAGDLVKGPIDHLPHPLQQGIWLHRQLDSHIDAQPQMQALKALFPRPYRRTAGILLDMAFDHQLASHWSGYHHDSLEHFCQQSYHALLTDPQLPQVGHRLVTNMARGDWLGSYRYREGITLAVNGISRRLSRPQLLEGGDTVLWQHQDAILGTFEELYPQMMDYARRRAQEWPRG